In Prunus dulcis chromosome 1, ALMONDv2, whole genome shotgun sequence, the following are encoded in one genomic region:
- the LOC117632130 gene encoding DExH-box ATP-dependent RNA helicase DExH5, mitochondrial, translated as MPSPSLAFLFLPSPSLQFAAAPSHPKPIAFKPSPSPSPSLLAMKDRPPSSYGAVYVPPHHRLRSVITSPNYNSAASIGSKLRENQSAALNRRSTNGTLTYYQTQRQEQLQKPKLQHNSAYDDGVSEEGSDREVELPSRPTQGASPSDNIDDWKRKLTMLLRDKEKQELVSREKKDRRDFEKIAALASRMGLHSHLYAKVAVFSKVPLPNYRFDLDDKRPQREVTLPLGVLRRVEGYLGEFLSQKSRTREGLPDASFSRSNSSGSIATDEGLFEQPESLASSKVVMEKILWRRSLQLRDKQQSWQESPEGRKMLELRRSLPAYKEKDALLTAISRNQVVIISGETGCGKTTQIPQFILESEIEAVHGAVCSIICTQPRRISAMSVSERVASERGEKLGESVGYKVRLEGMKGRDTRLLFCTTGILLRRLLVDRNLKGVTHVIVDEIHERGMNEDFLLIVLKDLLPRRPELRLILMSATLDSELFSSYFGRAQIIHVPGFTYPVRTHFLEDVLEITGCRLTPYNQIDDYGQEKMWKMSKQAPRKRKSQIASVVEDALKAADFNGYGPQTQESLACWNPDCIGFNLIEYLLCNICESERPGAILVFMTGWDDINSLKEKLHANPLLGDSSRVLLLACHGSMASSEQRLIFDEPEDGVRKIVLATNIAETSITINDVVFVLDCGKAKETSYDALNNTPCLLPSWISKVSAQQRRGRAGRVQPGECYHLYPRCVYDAFAEYQLPEILRTPLQSLCLQIKSLNLGSISEFLSRALQSPELLAVQNAIEYLKIIGALDENENLTVLGRYLTMLPVEPKLGKMLLVGAIFNCLDPVLTIVSGLSVRDPFLTPFDKKDLAEAAKSQFSRDYSDHLALVRAYEGWKVAERDFAGYDYCWKNFLSAQSMKAIDSLRKEFFSLLRDTDLVDANTTTHNAWSYDEHLIRAVICYGLYPGICSVVHNEKSFLLKTMEDGQVLLYSNSVNAREPKIPYPWLVFNEKIKVNSVFLRDSTAVSDSMLLLFGGSFSKGTLDGHLTMLGGYLEFFMKPAIAELYLCLKGELDELIQTKLLNPRMDTHAFHELLSAVRLLLSEDQGEGRFVFGRQVLTSSKPSVLAAQPASTLVSRTDSGPGGDNSKSQLQTLLTRAGYAAPTYKTKQLKNSQFRATVEFNGMEIMGQPCNNKKSAEKDAAAEAIQWLVSGTQMGHGYINHMSMMLKKSKKDHN; from the exons ATGCCCTCACCATCTCTagcttttctctttcttccatCTCCTTCTCTCCAATTCGCCGCCGCACCTTCACATCCCAAACCCATTGCCTTCAAACCCTCACCTTCACCCTCTCCCTCACTCCTCGCGATGAAGGACCGGCCTCCTTCTTCGTACGGCGCCGTTTACGTTCCTCCGCACCATCGCCTCCGGTCAGTCATCACTAGCCCTAATTACAACTCTGCTGCTTCAATTGGCTCCAAGCTCCGTGAGAACCAGAGTGCTGCTCTGAACCGTCGGAGCACCAATGGTACTCTGACTTACTACCAGACTCAGCGGCAGGAGCAGCTGCAGAAGCCCAAGTTGCAGCACAATTCTGCTTACGACGACGGCGTTTCTGAGGAAGGGTCCGATCGCGAAGTTGAGTTGCCATCGCGTCCG ACTCAGGGTGCTTCCCCGTCTGATAACATTGATGATTGGAAACGGAAACTAACAATGCTGTTACGTGACAAGGAGAAGCAAGAGTTGGTTTCAAGGGAGAAAAAAGATAGACGTGATTTTGAGAAAATAGCTGCTTTGGCAAGCAGAATGGGCCTTCATAg CCATCTGTATGCAAAAGTTGCTGTCTTTAGTAAGGTCCCACTGCCAAACTACAGATTTGACCTCGATGACAAGCGCCCTCAGAGAGAG GTGACCTTGCCTCTTGGGGTGCTGAGGAGAGTCGAGGGCTATCTTGGAGAATTCCTTTCTCAGAAGTCTAGGACAAGGGAAGGGCTTCCAGATGCTTCCTTTTCTAGATCAAACAGTAGTGGCAGCATTGCTACTGATGAAGGGCTTTTTGAGCAACCAGAATCATTGGCGTCTAGTAAGGTTGTAATGGAAAAGATTCTTTGGCGGAGAAGCTTGCAGCTGCGTGATAAGCAACAATCTTGGCAG gaatctcCTGAAGGTAGAAAAATGCTGGAACTTCGGAGAAGTCTCCCTGCCTATAAAGAGAAGGATGCATTGTTGACTGCAATTTCACGGAATCAG GTTGTTATCATATCAGGTGAAACTGGCTGTGGCAAGACCACTCAAATTCCACAATTCATTCTAGAATCTGAGATAGAAGCTGTTCATGGAGCTGTTTGTAGTATTATATGTACACAGCCTAGACGAATATCTGCTATGTCTGTTTCTGAAAGAGTTGCTTCAGAGAGAGGGGAGAAATTGGGTGAATCA GTTGGGTATAAGGTTCGGTTAGAGGGTATGAAAGGGAGGGACACTCGCCTTCTCTTTTGCACCACTGGCATTTTGTTGAGAAGATTACTGGTTGATAGAAATTTGAAAGGTGTAACTCATGTGATTGTTGATGAAATTCATGAACGTGGAATGAATGAAG ATTTTCTGCTTATTGTTCTCAAGGATCTCCTACCTCGTCGACCAGAACTGAGGCTGATTCTGATGAGCGCAACCCTAGATTCTGAGCTTTTCTCATCCTACTTTGGTAGGGCTCAGATAATTCATGTTCCA GGTTTTACATATCCAGTTCGAACTCATTTTCTGGAGGATGTTCTGGAAATTACGGGCTGCAGATTAACTCCATACAATCAGATTGATGATTATGGTCAAGAAAAGATGTGGAAAATGAGCAAACAGGCACcaagaaagaggaaaagccAAATTGCATCTGTTGTTGAG GATGCACTTAAAGCAGCCGATTTTAATGGGTATGGTCCCCAGACTCAGGAATCTCTAGCATGTTGGAATCCTGATTGTATCGGTTTTAATCTCATAGAGTATCTTTTGTGCAATATCTGTGAGAGTGAAAGGCCTGGTGCTATTCTAGTTTTTATGACTGGATGGGATGACATCAACTCTCTGAAGGAAAAGTTACATGCCAATCCTCTCTTAGGTGATTCAAGCCGAGTCTTGTTGCTAGCATGCCATGGTTCTATGGCAAGTTCTGAGCAG AGGTTAATATTTGATGAGCCTGAGGATGGAGTGAGGAAAATAGTGCTGGCTACTAATATTGCTGAGACAAGCATCACAATTAATGatgttgtttttgttcttgatTGTGGAAAGGCAAAAGAGACTTCATATGACGCACTGAATAATACTCCTTGTTTGCTTCCTTCCTGGATTTCCAAGGTGTCTGCTCAACAA agaagaggaagagctGGACGTGTCCAGCCTGGGGAATGTTATCATCTCTATCCTAGATGTGTATATGATGCATTTGCAGAGTATCAATTGCCAGAAATTTTGAGAACGCCTCTGCAGTCTCTCTGTCTgcaaataaaaagtttaaacCTCGGAAGCATTTCTGAGTTCTTATCTAGGGCTCTGCAGTCACCAGAGTTACTCGCG GTGCAAAATGCCATAGAGTATTTAAAGATCATTGGGGCCTTAGATGAGAACGAGAATCTGACTGTTTTAG GACGCTATCTAACTATGCTTCCTGTGGAGCCAAAACTTGGAAAGATGCTCTTGGTAGGCGCCATCTTCAACTGCCTGGATCCAGTTTTAACTATTGTTTCTGGCCTTAGTGTCAGAGATCCTTTCCTAACACCATTTGACAAGAAAGAC CTTGCTGAGGCTGCAAAGTCACAGTTTTCACGAGATTATAGTGATCACCTTGCTCTTGTGCGGGCCTATGAGGGCTGGAAGGTTGCTGAAAGAGACTTTGCTGGATATGACTACTGCTGGAAGAACTTTCTTTCAGCACAATCGATGAAAGCTATTGATTCTCTTAGGAAGGAATTCTTCTCTTTGCTCAGAGATACTGATCTTGTTGATGCCAACACCACCACCCATAATGCATGGAGTTATGACGAGCATCTCATCCGTGCAGTTATTTGCTATGGCCTGTATCCTGGAATTTGCTCTGTTGTG CACAATGAGAAGTCATTTCTGCTGAAAACTATGGAGGACGGTCAGGTGCTGCTATACTCG AACTCTGTCAATGCTCGGGAACCTAAAATTCCATATCCATGGCTGGTTTTCAATGAGAAGATAAAAGTGAACTCTGTTTTCCTACGGGATTCAACAGCTGTGTCTGACTCAATGCTCCTTCTATTTGGTGGAAGCTTTTCAAAAGGGACTTTA GATGGACACTTGACAATGCTGGGAGGATATCTGGAGTTCTTCATGAAACCTGCTATAGCAGAACTGTATCTATGTTTAAAAGGGGAACTTGATGAGTTAATTCAAACCAAA CTACTGAACCCCAGGATGGACACACACGCATTTCATGAACTCCTTTCTGCAGTGCGGTTGCTGCTCTCAGAGGATCAAGGAGAGGGTAGATTTGTATTTGGCCGTCAGGTCCTTACATCCTCAAAGCCATCTGTGTTGGCAGCACAGCCAGCCTCAACCTTGGTTTCAAGAACTGACAGTGGACCTGGGGGTGATAATTCTAAGAGTCAGCTCCAGACATTGCTCACAAGAGCTGGATATGCTGCACCCACCTACAAAACTAAGCAACTGAAGAACAGCCAGTTCCGAGCTACAGTAGAGTTTAACGGAATGGAAATTATGGGCCAGCCTTGTAATAACAAAAAGAGTGCAGAAAAAGATGCAGCAGCTGAGGCCATCCAGTGGCTGGTGAGTGGAACACAAATGGGCCACGGTTACATCAATCACATGTCAATGATGttgaagaaaagcaaaaaggaCCATAATTAA